Below is a genomic region from Tepidiforma bonchosmolovskayae.
GGACAAGCTCGACAAGCTTCTGCTCATACGCTCGCACCGTCTCGAATCCCGGCCACTTCAGCCACACATCCAGTGCGACAAGCGCGTTCTTCGCCTCGGCGCCGTTCGGCCGCTGACCCTTCGCCGCCCGCAGCGCCTCCTCGGCAGCCTCGATTCCGGCCTGCACCGGCCGATGCGCATGTGCGGCCACCACGCCCGCCGAGAAGTGGAGGTCATCGTTTCCGGCGGTCCACCGCGTGAACTCCTGCCGCAGCTCGCTTGCGAAATCGAGCACATCGAAGAGCGGCCCTGCCAGTGCGACATCGTCGCCGCCGCTAAACACCAGGTAGATGTTCCGGAACCGCTCCGCTGCGAGCTCCGGAAGGTACGCTTCGAAAAACAGCGAAAGCGCCGTACTCACCGCCAGGAACCGTGACGGCGACGGCGGCCGTTCCGTGAAGTACTGCTGCAGGAACAGACCGAGGTCGTCGACGTCGGCCTTCATCGTTGCGATTAGCTTCCGCCCCTCGCCCTGCTCGGCAATCTCCTCGAAGTCGAGCAGCCCATCTCTGGATCGCGGCGCATACCGGCCCGTCGCCACGAGCCGCGCACACGGGAGCTTCTTCAGCCCCTCGGAATCCAGGGCGATGACCGCCCCTCGCACCACCCGCTCCGGCGGCCTGTCCGTGAGCTCCACCCGGTGGCCGAGCTCGGCCATCACCTTTCGCCACCCGCTCAAACGTTCACCCGGCCCCGCGGGCTCCAGCAGGACAAACTTCGAATCCAGCAAAGCCCGGCCCAGGTCCTCGAGCGACGCGCAAAACTCGCACACCCTCCGCTCCACCCCGTCGTCATCCTCGACGCGCCCGCCAATCGCCTCCCGGCCGCACGTCCTGCACGCCCGGCCCATCGAGGCCACCGCCTGCGGCCGGAACAGCTCCCCGCTCCGCGCCAGCGCTTCGAACTTGCGGGACTTCCGCACCGAAAGCGCCTCGCGCAGCTGGCGGTAAACCTCGTGAAACGCCCGGAGCTCCTCACCTGAACACACCAGCCCCGCCAGGTTCAGCGAAAGCCCCGGTCCGTGCGCCGCAACCAGCACCCGGTCCAGCTCCTCCTGGAGGTCGCGGACCATCCCAACCCGTCCAGCCGGCACGGCGACCACAAACTGGCCGCCGACCACCGAGAACGCACACCACGGCGGCACCCCGCAGCGAATGGCTACCCAGCGGGCCGCGACCAGGCTCAGCAACTGTATATAAAAGGAACGGGCCCGCAGGGCCCTGGCCGCCCTCCGGCTCCCCGTGTCATGGATGAACTCCTGGATCCCTGATGCGTCCCCGGCGACCAGGCCAATCCGTGCCCCGGCCGAATCCTCCGCCCGGCTGCCGTCTGCCGCCAGGGCCGCGGCGAACGCTCCCGCCAGGTGCAGGTGGGTCGCCAGCGGGATATCCGCCACCGCCGTCATAAACGCCGACGGCACGCCCATCGCGCCCCGGTACACCGCACCCGTGAGGTGTTCGCTCAGCGCGAGCCAGTCCCCGCCCGACAGTGCCGCCGCCGCCTCCAGCCCCGACCGCAGCCCGTCGAACACCTCCCCGAAGGCAGCGCGCGCAGAATCGGCATCGCCGGCCCGCAACTGCCCAAAGAGCAGCCGAGAGTCCAGCAGTCCCGGCCGAATGAACACCTCGTCCCGTTTCTTTGCCAGCGGGTGCAACAGCGCAGGGGCCGACCGACCTCCGTCATGTCCCACTCGGTCATACCGGTCGTCCCGCTCGCCCGCAGAGAGGTGGTCGCCCAGCACCACCCATCGGACCAGGTCGCCGAGTTCGCCAGCATTCGGCGCATGGTGCAGCGCCGCCGCATCCGCCAGGCCGCGGAACTCCGGCAGCGTCTCCTTCGCCAGCGTCCCGCTCATCGCCGCATGGGCGTACCGGTACCGCCGTTTGCAGCTGTCGCAATCGTCCCACCGCACCTGGTGCCGTTCCGGCGTCTCGCAGTCGAAACGCGAAGGCTCCGTCCCGCGCCCCGGCACCTGCGCCCATACCTTGCCCAGGTCGTGGAACAACCCGGCGCAATATGCCCGCAGGGTCTCCTCCGAAATCTCCCAGGACATCATGTCGCTCCAGCAAGTGCAGGAGACCGCATCCTAGCACACGGCTGTGCACGAGGTGAACCCCTTCTTCGCGACAAATAGACGACAATTGCGCGCTGACCTTCGGCTCCCCAATAATCGTGGCCGTGTCGACCATCCTCCTCGCTACCATCGGCAAGCGCGACCCCTTCCACGAGGGCGAACCAACAGGGCCCCTCCGCCTTGCGCGTGAGACGACACCCGACAGGGCGCTCCTGGTCGCCACCGAGGCCGTCCGCCCCCAGGCCGAGGCAACCGCCGCCGAACTCCAGGCCCTCGGCATCGAGGTCGCCATCGACATCCTCGACGACCTTCGCCGCGGCGTCCCCGACCTCGCAGTCAGCGTTTCCGACCTCCTCCTCGCCGGGCGCGACCTCGTCCGCCGCCACCCGGAGCTCAAAGAGGCCGAGGTCATCGCCTGCTTCACCTCCGGCACCCCCCAGATGAGCACCGCCTTCACCCTCGTCGTCCGCTCCCTGCTCCCGGACGCCCGCCACTTCCAGGCCCTGGACCCCTCGCAAACCATCCGCGAGCCCCTGCGCGAGTTCGACCCCGATATCCTGGGCCACCTCGATGCCCGCGACCGCACCCTCGAGTCGCTCGCCCGGGGCGATGCCGCCGCAGCGGCTGCCTCCGGTGTACCCCTCCTCCACCTTCCATCACAGGTTCCGCCGCCATGGGACCAGAAGGCCCTCAAAGCCGCCGTCACCATCGCCGAGGCGCTCGCCGCCGTCGAAAACTACCAGCGCCAGTGGCTCGCCCAGCTCGCCGCCAACATCCCCGCCAGGGCCGGCGGCGTCGACCTCGCCGGGCTCAAAGCCTGGCTCCAGCAGGCGGCAAACGATGACCTCGCCTGGGGCGCCGAGCTCGGCGCCTGCTTCCTCCGCCTCGACTCCCTCAACCGTCCCACCCAGGCCGTCCTCGTCGCTGCCACCGCAGCCGAAGTTCTCCTCACCGCCGGCCTCAGGCAATGCGGCATCGACCCCGACGACATCCGCGACCCGGCCCGGTTGCCGTCCGGCTTCAGCGAAGTCGACCTCATGCCCATCGACGGCGGCCGCTGGCGCATCGAAGGCGCCCAGCGCCGCGCGAAGCTGCTCGAAGCACTCTCCCCCGACTACCGCCGCGCCGTCGAAACGCACGCTGGCGAAACCCTCCGCGCCCGCCTCGCCGGCGCCCGGAACGACGCCGTCCACAAGGGCCGGCAGGTCCCCAGCGAAAGCCTCGAAGCCGCCAAAGCCTACCTCGAAATCCTCGCCGCGGCCGTCGGCGCCCCTGCGCCTTCCAGTCTCCCCACAGCCCCCTCGAGTCTCGGTGCTCTTGTCCAGCCATGGCGTTCCTGACCTGCCCCGTACGGAGGTGTGCTGCGCTGCCGAGTCTCCACTTACTGGAGCACTTGGCGTTCGATAGATGTAGCAAGTCTCTCGTGGGGCGATTACTAGGTCATACCCAAGGGGTAATCCCGTGAACCTTGAGCGCTCGGTTGCGCTCTTGCGAACTTAGGCGAATGAAATGCACAGCGCGTTATACTTGCTCGATAAGCTCATTTCATTATGGGATGACTTTGACCAGAAGCCAGATTACTATCTGCGTGATTTAATTCCTTCGATAATAGCTTATAGAGATCTGAGTAGATTTTCGTTCATAGAAAAGAAATTAATTCAACAGTTAAAGTCTCTTATGTCTGAAGAAGAGTGGAACAATCTCGCAAATCTGATTGAGGAGCGGCGGACGGGGAGATTGCATGTCTTGCGGTCAGACAAGGAGCGCCACTTGGGGGCCAAAAGGGAGCTCCGTCCCCGGGACGAGGAGGAGCTTCGCCTGGAGGCTATATGGCAGCTCCGTCCCCGGGACGAGGAGGAGCTTCGCCGTTGGGCTGCAGAGGAGCGCCGCCTGCGGGGTGAATGGGAGCGTCGGCGCCGGGAGGAAGCAGAGG
It encodes:
- the cas10 gene encoding type III-A CRISPR-associated protein Cas10/Csm1 gives rise to the protein MSWEISEETLRAYCAGLFHDLGKVWAQVPGRGTEPSRFDCETPERHQVRWDDCDSCKRRYRYAHAAMSGTLAKETLPEFRGLADAAALHHAPNAGELGDLVRWVVLGDHLSAGERDDRYDRVGHDGGRSAPALLHPLAKKRDEVFIRPGLLDSRLLFGQLRAGDADSARAAFGEVFDGLRSGLEAAAALSGGDWLALSEHLTGAVYRGAMGVPSAFMTAVADIPLATHLHLAGAFAAALAADGSRAEDSAGARIGLVAGDASGIQEFIHDTGSRRAARALRARSFYIQLLSLVAARWVAIRCGVPPWCAFSVVGGQFVVAVPAGRVGMVRDLQEELDRVLVAAHGPGLSLNLAGLVCSGEELRAFHEVYRQLREALSVRKSRKFEALARSGELFRPQAVASMGRACRTCGREAIGGRVEDDDGVERRVCEFCASLEDLGRALLDSKFVLLEPAGPGERLSGWRKVMAELGHRVELTDRPPERVVRGAVIALDSEGLKKLPCARLVATGRYAPRSRDGLLDFEEIAEQGEGRKLIATMKADVDDLGLFLQQYFTERPPSPSRFLAVSTALSLFFEAYLPELAAERFRNIYLVFSGGDDVALAGPLFDVLDFASELRQEFTRWTAGNDDLHFSAGVVAAHAHRPVQAGIEAAEEALRAAKGQRPNGAEAKNALVALDVWLKWPGFETVRAYEQKLVELVRGQDDKKQLARRALQHLQLLEKAAPGRYEPLIWRSYYQLNRVARDHRDAEEVLMDLRKAAFEPAADGEPGGRRVALAARLAELRTASDGDTEQRRRTGGA